tttttatataatgtttttctCAATGTTCCCCATCAATAGAGAAACAACATAACAGAACTTTGTACTGTGTACACAAAACATTCTTTCTCCATTTCTGTACATATCAATGGAAGCTACCATATTGACTGTCCTTACTGAGGCATTCTTTGTAGATTTTAACAGCCTTTTCTATTATTTCACCACTAGGGGTGCAGCACTTAAAGAATATGAGAAGAAATACAGTACTTTTGCTAACCCTTTTATTTATACTACACTTATTGGACAATGGTAATTAAACACAAGTTATTAACATTCCATAAAAGTGCATGGTAACAAGGCTGTGTCTGGAAATGTTACAGGACTGCTCTGTTCAGAAGATTTGCATTACCAGTTAAGGTATATGTTTGCATAGAGGTTAAAGGTATTCAAATCACTGGTTACTAAGACATGATGACATAGACACAATGACATAAGTTGTATGCTATATGGGACAAAGGCAGGTTGGACAATTCTGTGTATATAGCATAGTATATACTGAACAAGATCCCTTACCATTCATCTGGAGCTGATGCTCTTTCAGGTAGTTGACTGTCATCTCTAGGATGTCTGCTTTTTCCAGTTTAGAGTTTGGCTGGTGCCTTTGAAACTCCTTTTCCAACAACATTCGAAGCTGCTTGATGCTGCTGTTTATCCGGTCCCGTCTCATCTTCTCCACCACTGGTTTTCTTATTTGCTGCAAGGGCAAAGGAACTTtgattaattaaatgtatttcaaCACAGTTAGATTGGGACAAGTATGTGTgccatttgtatttttaatttctcATGTTATACTGGTACTCTGATTAAACTATGTGACTGTGTATTtatattactgtatgtgtgtgtggtttaATTATATTAAGGCAACAATGCAGATTGTAAGAGGCAAATAATATAGATACATACCCTAAGGGAGGTTTTGGATTTTGGGTTCTCCATGCTGCAGTCCTGGGTAATATGGGCAGAAGTCATTTACTGCACTCTGTGCTAAGCTCACTGCTCTCTGGTTCTATTTCTGTTCTCTAAAGCAGTGAATGTGTTCTCTATTTATACCCCCTTATCAGCAGCAGAATCTGTGAGTGCTTGGCTTGTTGAAGTTTCCCACAGTCAGCAGCCAATCACATAGTTGTCCTGAACAATACAGAGAGCTTCAATTACTAGATGCTAAATGAACTGTGGAACTGCCTAAGGATAACAACCCTCTGTCAAGGAGCAGGTGGAGTGTGGAAGGACAATAGGGGAGAGGTCTGTAATGATACATTAGAATCTGGGAAAGACTCGTGTGGTCAAAAGACACGTGCTCCATGTGCCTAAAGGGGGATGGATCAAATGTTCTGTAGTAGCGAGATGTCTGGGAGAAGCTGTGAAGGGTGTGAGGTAATTGCTATAATATAACTATGGCTTTCCTTTTTATTAGATAAAAGCaacatataaaaacaaacatgaaACCATATTGTCATTGGCCACAAAATACAGGTACAGAGACTTCAGATAAAACAGTAGCAATCAAAGATTTATTTTGTGTACAGAATGCAGAAAAGTGTATTATTAAATGCCCCAGAACTATGTATTTTACACACAACTCCAGCAGAATGCTACCATTAGATTGTATAGTTTCTCCCCCACTTTCTCTGTATGAGCCAATCTGCATTAAAAGATGTTATTTGAACTGGTCACAGATATGCAGAGGGGAAAAACCAGATATTAGTGCCAGCTAGTCACAAATGCAGTCCAAATTGCACCTACCTTTACAAGTTAGCCAATAAACCAATACATCTACAAAACATGCCATTGGTCAGCACAGAATTTGGTTTTGGCTAATCAACTGTGGTACATTACCTCCAGAGGATTATAAGCAACATGCCTTACATAAActgattttattacataaaaattgGTGTAGGTGTGGCCAGCAATACATATAGGTGTCTCTTCAGTGTCTCCACTGTCATGCCACCTTATAACATCACAGGGGTATAATAATGAAAGGTAAAACCTATCTTGCCACAGATCAGCAGAGGGAAATTTAACATTCTCTATTCGTAGGATTTTGAGAGCATATTTACCAAAGAGAAAAACAGAGTAAACTCCATTAACcttcaataaatatgtatatggcATAAATATATGCCAAGTCAGCCGggtaccctaggcaacctggccgcCACCTCCCCTCCTGCATACGTGTGTGAACGAGTACATGCATGGACGGTGACATCACGGGCATGGCTAGGAGAGTGCGGACTAGGGGTAGAAAGAAGAGTTACCTGCCtgtcacctccccccccccccccatggcaccctaggcacttgcctcttctgcttacccctactTCCAGCTCTGACCctaaaaatcctatacaagtAAATATAGAAGTGAAGAGTTCCCCTTTGTAAACTGTGGTAAACTCTCTTTAAGCTCTTTAATATATGAGCCCTTATACCAGAGTTTTTGCAGAAGTACTCTATCATAGCTAAGTGTCAGTAAACTGGGCTGGCTGATGACCCAGTTCAGCCTGAGTGTTAGGTCATCAGCTGGCCCAGAATTGCCCTGCACTTCTGTACAGGGATCCAACCAACTGGCCCTCAGACTGATCAGTCAGATCAGTAGAGTTATTTGGTCATCTTAGTACGTGCACTTATACCAttttcagggccggatttgttttctgggcgcccctaggccacccccgttgaTCGGCCcgggccgcccccccccccccatgcgcatgcgcgaacgagcgcgcatgcgcatacatttaaagccccacacggagcagtggggagaagttcccactgctccgtattgaaaagaactttaaaaattctgttgcggtggggcggcatgccgcccctacatttctgccaccctaggcccgggcctttgtggcctctccacaaatccaggcctgacaaTTTTCTCCCAATGTGGACAATTGAAGCTAAAGTAACAGCAACAAAAAGCAGCCTAAAACTTTTAAATCACTTCCATTAATAGCGTAGGAAATCACAGTAACATGTGAAACAAGTGTTGGCATAAAAGGCCAACAGGTGCCATGGACAATTGCTTCACTGTTCCATGCTCAGGCATTTTCTATGGACTCTTATAAGCAG
The sequence above is a segment of the Xenopus tropicalis strain Nigerian chromosome 7, UCB_Xtro_10.0, whole genome shotgun sequence genome. Coding sequences within it:
- the hes5.4 gene encoding transcription factor HES-5, whose protein sequence is MTSAHITQDCSMENPKSKTSLRQIRKPVVEKMRRDRINSSIKQLRMLLEKEFQRHQPNSKLEKADILEMTVNYLKEHQLQMNAVAFARKSPFQDYNQGYSRCLEETLQFLSHTEMQKPANLKLVQHFNRTVPADNNLPQGAPSLKQPSSNTAAIIWRPW